catgtttacataaaattaaatgagcGCTGGCAacgagctgcacttttttttctaaacaggaaaCGGGCTAAGGAGACTACTCAAAGTCACATTTGAATTCATTGGCCTGTGCTTGATGACATGGCCATGTGCAGCTacaaggaaggctgggaaatgtagtccttTAGTTGAGTGGCCATTTGCCTAACAAAAACTgggtctctttttttattttttcttttttaagatggagtctcgctctgttgcccaggctggaatgcagcggcacgatctcggctcactgcaacctccacctcccaggttggagccattctctggcctcagcctcctgagtagctgggattacaggtgtgcgccaccacacttggctaatttttgtatttttagtagagacggggttttgccatattggccaggctggtctcgaactcatgaccgcaagggatccgcccgcctcagcctcccaaagtgctgggattacagacgtgagccgccacgcctggccgATAACTACATGTTTTTGAATGCAACTGATACATTTGCTGAAATAGTAATCTTATAATGATGGTTCATTGAGCCCTTACTATGTGGCAGGCACAGTTTTAGCACTCTGCATGTTCCTAGCAACAATTCTGATGTTGGTGCTGACAGCCTACCTGTTTTGCAAGAGAAGACTCTGAAGCACAGGCGGTTAAGTCACTTGCTCAGCTTGTAAGAGttgaagctgggatttgaacccaggcaactGGTTCCAGATGTTACCGCAGGGGAGAGCTCCAAGATGGCCCAAGTCTAGAACAAAGAAAGAAGCCAAAGTGGGTGGCCACTTCTTCCAAAATATTCCTGAGAAGCCAGAAATGCTGAAGGTTGCTTGCCATCCCCTCCATTGCTGATTACAGTAACAAATTGTTAAACACACTGGGCAAACCAAAGTAATATATCTGCTGTCTGGCAGTGGCCAGTGAGTTAACAATTTACAAATCCTAAGCTAAGTCATTGAGAAAGGCCCTTCCCCCTTCAAAATGTCAGATTCCCAAGCAGCCCCTGCCCTCAAAAAGCTTCAGTCTCAACGTATGTGCCTGCATGCACCCACACAAGAACAACCTGAAATGAAGGGGTCACGGGCCCTGGTGAGGACACCTGAGAAGGCGAGGCAGCCAGAGGTCTCCTGGAGGACGGGATCTTGTAGAAAGCTTGGATGTGGACAGCAGAGGGGGCTGGTGCTCCAGGCTGGGAGGACAGCACAGGCAAAGGTGTGCCACTGCGGTCTGGGAGCTTCCCCTCCCTCCTTGGGTCCTCTTGGCACACCTTGAGTGGGCCTCACCTGTGCTATTAGTCAAGTCAACTTCCTAAGGGAGGGAACAGAGTCTGAGGCCCCCAGAAGGGAGGGGGCAGAGAGGGACTGCTAGGGGATCTGACTGCATTGCACCCCAGGAGTGGCTCCTCCCAGAGAGGAAAAGGAGGTGCCCAGAAAGGCAACTGAGCACCGGGTTCGCTCAGTGAAGGTATGAGGAAGGAAGTCCCAGCCCTGTGAGGGAATTCTGTGTGTGCGAACCGTGGGGAGGAGCTGCCAGGATTCAGGAGTTTCCTGGGTGAGGCGTGGCCACAACTGACACTCCTGCTTTGTACTAGAAGGAAGGAGTATGGAGTTAAAGACTGCGGTGTGAACTGACGAATCCTGGACAGGCTGCTTGCTGCAGGGGACCCAGTCCAGATCCCAGGAGAGCCCCTCTGCCCCTTCGGACCTCATCTCCCATCTACAATACGTGAAGATTGGCCCAGTTgacgtgtctctacaaaaaggtGCATATACCACTGGTGAGTTCAGTTGATACCTAGTAGGGGaatcttttccctttttaaattttcatagtcATGTATTAATTCTCATGTGAATTAGACAAAAATAACGATGTCACCAAACCTGCCATTTCATGATAATGATCAGTAACCCTTAGTGGTGCTTACCCTATGCTGGGACTGTTGGAAACAGCATAAACTCACCAGCATCCTTATATCTCATTACAAACCACTGAGTTCATACTATCACTATCCCCTacttacagatgaggagatgaggcagagagaggcaaagccacttgcccagggtcacccagATTGTAAGCAGCACAGCCAGGGTCAAACTCAAACAGTGGGCTCCAGAGCCTCACTCCTGGCATCTCCCATATTACTGCTCAGACTAAGGATAGCTAGAAGAAAGTTGTTAGTAACAGCACAGGTGGGCTGCCACTGGTAGCTGGCAAAGGGGTAAACAGATGGCAGAATGGCTCTGGAGGGCTAGAGGAAGTGGTCTCCAAAGGCCACCTAGACAGTGATATAAtttcaggaggaaaaaaagcCAGATTGAAATCTTATTTCAGGTAACCATATATTTGCATCAGGTAATATGTTTACATGGTTCACAAATCAAAACTCTTATTAAAAGATATACAGaggcagggccgggcgcggtggctcacgcctgtaatcccagcactttgggaggctgaggagggtggatcacaagatcaggagattgagaccatcctggctaacacggagaaaccccgtctctactaaaaatacaaaaaattagctgggcgtagtggtgggcatctgtagtcccagctacttgggaggacgaggcaggagaatcacttgaaccaggaggtagaggttgcagtgagctgagattgtgccacttcactccagcctggtgacagagtaagactctgtctcaaaaaaaaaaaaaaaaaaatatacagagGCATCACCAACATCCCTGCAGTCCCTGTGTGTCCTTCAAGGGTTGCTTTGTGCAAGTACAAgcaaagaaaacatgtttttcctcCTCTCCTATGACCAAAAGGCAGTACACCTTTTCCTGGTTCCATTTACCTGCCTTGATTTTGTTTCAAGATTATCATTATAGCCTGGAGACCTTTCCTTATCAGTCACCAAGATCTGCTTTCCTTATTTCTTATTCCTTTAAACAGGTATGTGGTATTCCAGCAGGTCCCTTTAATTAGCCCCCTCTGTTGCTAGCCACCCAGGAGAAAATTTCCCATAACTTGCTATTACCAACAAGATCACAATCTATAATAACCTTGTATGTCAGTCATTTTGTCAGGCTTTGGGACAATCTCATGGTGAGAAATGGCACCTGGAGTAGTTTTCCTATTGTGAATGAAGGTGataatattttcatgtgtttaaagCTTATTTGTACCTTTTTCTCTGAATTGTTCATATCCTTGGCCCTCTTGTATATGGGGTCTCtttgttcttgatttttaaaaactctttataTATTAGGAATGTCACacacgtccatgtgaagagaccaccaaaaaggctttgtgtgagcaacaaggctgtttatttcacctgggtgcaggcgggctgagtccgaaaagagagtcagtgaagggagataggggtggggcggttttataggatttgggtaggtagtggaaaattatagtcaaagagggttgttctctggcgggcaggggtaggggtcacaaggtgctcagtgggggagcttctgagccaggaaaaggaatttcacaaggtaatatcatcagttaaggcaggaaccggccattttcacttcttttgtgattcttcagttacttcaggccatctggatgtatacgtgcaggcttgggctcagaggcctgacaaggAAGATGAGCCCTTTGTCTGCGATTTATGTGGCAAGTATTTTCCCCATGTTTTCACTTAACTTTTGACCTTGCTGTTGGTATCTTTTGCAGAAGCTgctttgtttgcttttgtgtgtTGTATTGAACTTTTCTTTCATGAATCATGGTTAGGAAAGGCTTCCCTTGTTTTCTGCTAATAAAAAGCCagcttgggccaggcatggtggctcacacctgtaatcccagcactttgggaggccgaggcaggcggatcacctgaggccaggagttcgagaccagcctgaccaacatggggaaaccctgtttccactaaaaatacaaaattagctggcatggtggcatgcacctgtaatcccagctattcgggaaactgaggcaggagaatcacttcagcccaggaagcggagggtcactgagccaagatcatcccattgcactccagcctgggctaaaagagcgaaactatgtctcaaagaaaaagaaaaaaaaagccagctggtTCACAGGAAGGGGAGTAATAAGAGAAAACCCTGGGCCCCAGGTCCCAGCATCTTGCTAGTTGGTGAAGTTGAAATTACTCACCTGGTGTCCTTCTCTGCCAGCCCCACTGCAGGCTGATCTGGGGAAGCCTCTGGACCAGGGCAGATACCGCCATGGCCTTCCTGATGCACCTGCTGGTCTGCATCTTCGGGATGGGCTCCTGGGTGACCATCAATGGGCTCTGGGTAGAGCTGCCCCTGCTGGTGATGGAGCTGCCCGAGGGCTGGTACCTGCCCTCCTACCTCACAGTGGTCATccagctggccaacatagggCCCCTCCTGGTCACCCTGCTCCATCGCTTCCGGCCCAGCTGCCTTTCCGAAGTGCCCATCATCTTCACCCTGCTGGGCGTGGGAACCGTCACCTGCATCATCTTTGCCTTCCTCTGGAATATGACCTCCTGGGTGCTGGATGGCCACCACAGCATCGCCTTCTTGGTCCTCACCTTCTTCCTGGCCCTGGTGGACTGCACCTCTTCGGTGACCTTCCTGCCGTTCATGAGCCGGCTGCCCACCTACTACCTCACCACCTTCTTTGTGGGTGAAGGACTCAGTGGCCTCTTGCCTGCCCTGGTGGCCCTTGCCCAGGGCTCGGGTCTCACTACCTGCGTCAATGTCACTGAGATATCAGACAGCTTACCAAGCCCTGTACCCACGGGGGAGACTGACATCGCACAGGTACCCAGCATCACCCGGAGCCATCTCAGCACTTGGCTTGATCACAAATGTAGGGGAGGGAAAAACTGCTCACCTCCATCCTTCTAGGTTCTTTGGTCAGCCTATGAGTTAAACTGACATAAGGCAGATCAACAGCAGGAAACTCATTTTAATTACTTACATACATACGCATGGGAGTCCCCAAAAAATACGAGACTCAAAAAAGGGCCAGATGATTTCAGCTGGATGTAGCATCCTGAGCTACAAAAGGGAATAGGGGCTTGGGGCTACTGCAGGATGGTGGAGACAAATTATGGGAGGGTGAAGAGAGGAAACTTATGGTGAATAAACATTGCACTGTTACGCAGATAAAAGTTCCTCAGGTGATAAAGGCCATCACCTTTCTCTTCCTGGTTCAGATACCTCTTCTCGGTACAGATACCTCTTCTTGGTACAGATAAGATAGCTTTACTAATAAAAATTTCCTTTAGAAGTAAATTTATCTTACAAAATGGCAACTTTTCAGAGCTACTCCTTAACttgcaatttttcaaaataactagtTAGAAATAAACAATATGCCAATAGGTTcaattttggggtggcatattctggccTCCTACAGTCATATTTTAGGATGACATGTCCTGAAGGCCCTTATTTCCTAGACGGTGGGTAAAGCAGTGTTCTTCCTTAGGTGGGGGCTCTCCCCTTAGGTGGGGGGCTCTCCTCTTAGGTGGGGGGCTCTCCTCTTAGGTGGGGGCTCTGCCCTTAGGTGGGGGCTCTCCCCTTAGGTGGGCGGCTCCCCTGCTCAGTCTCCAGCTAGCTCCTCCTCTGAACATGTTTGTGGTTGCCACTGCTGTGGGGTAGCAGAGTGATAAAAGGTGTAGCTTCCAACTCAGAAAGCACCAGGTGGAGTCTGGCTTTGCCACATTCTCCCTGTGACCCTCAGGTAAGGGACAAAGCATTCTGATACCTCAGTTCCCTCTAAAATGGGGGATGATGGTCCCCACTGCGCAGGGTCTTATCCATGCACAGTGCCTGTGCTGAGTGGGCAGTCAGTATCAGCAGTCATTATTGCCACATTTTTAgttatgtttatttattaattatccaCTAATAATAACAGGTGATCTGTATTCTGTATTATCACTGTCATGATTGTTGTTCTGCAGTCTGATCCCCTCCCCTGACCAGGGATCTGACTGACCtgtcttgtcctttgcagggagtTCCCAGAGCTTTGGTGTCTGCCCTCCCCGGAATGGAAGCACCCCTGTCCCACCTGGAGAGCCGCTACCTCCCCGCCCACTTCTCACCCCTAGTCTTCTTCCTCCTGCTATCCATCATGATGGCCTGCTGCCTCGTGGCGTTCTTTGTCCTCCAGCGTCAACCCAGGTGCTGGGAGGCTTCCGTGGAAGACCTCCTCAACAACCAGGTCACCCTCCACTCCATCCGGCCACGGGAAGAGAATGACTTGGGCCCTGCAGGCACAGTGGACAGCAGCCAGGACCAGGGGCATCTAGAGGAGAAAGCAGCCCCCTGCTGCCCGGCCCACCTGGCCTTCATCTATACCCTGGTAGCCTTCGTCAACGCGCTCACCAACGGCGTGCTGCCCTCTGTGCAGACCTACTCCTGCCTGTCCTATGGGCCAGTTGCCTACCACCTGGCCGCCACCCTCAGCATTGTAGCCAACCCTCTTGCCTCACTGGTCTCCATGTTCCTGCCTAACAGGTGTGCCCTCATCTGGTCCTAGGGAATCCTAGTGGGGGAACACTTCATTTCAGAACCCAGAATTCCAAACGCACCTACTGGGCTATACATGTAGTGGTTAAGAACATGTTTTGGGAGCACCCCGgtccaaatcccagctctgccacttgtcAGCTGTGTGTAAGACAAGTCACTTCAGTTCTCTGTGCCTCAGGGATATTTATCGGAAAATGGGAGTAGTAACAGTTCCACCTCCTAGGACTGCTGGAAGCATGATGTGAGCTAATTCTATAAAGCTCTTGGAGCGGTGCCTAGCACGTGGCAGGTCCAGCGTAAGTGTTGACCATCATTGTCATCGGTCCATGAGGAGGAGCAGACAGCCACTGGGGTTCCcatttataaggggaaaccctgAGGCTTGGAGAAAGAGCTTGACCTGGTCTAATTCCCAGGATTTCggccctgccttcctgcctctAACCTCCTGCTGGTTCCCTTAGAGCCACAGTTCTAGAAGAATGGCTGGGCAAGTTGATAAAATGCAGATTGAACCAGCCTAGACTGGGACCTGGGATTTCAATTTTTAGTAAGGAACCCAGATGGTTCTGAGGCAGGGGCTTCAGACCCCTGTAGGAGAAATACCACCTCGGGATCTTGACATTTGAGGTAGGTCCTACAACCTCGTATCCACACTGGCCTGCCTGCCCTCACTGGCCTGCTTACACCCACTCTCCCAGCCCAGAAGGAGGACAGTGAGGACAGAAGAGCTTGACAGAAAGCTTGCAAGGAAGCTGGATTTTCTACCTTGGGACCTAGAAACTGGAAAGAGGATGGAGGATTTGAGGGAAGCAGGACCAAAGGCCCAGACCTGCAAATCCAAGAAACCCCAAATATTAGAATTATAGAATCTGAGTCATGGAATCCAAGAATCTTGGAGCAGAAAGAGTCTTTAAGGTTATAGGCAGACCTCTGTTTGTTCTTACCCAGGGCGTGGACCAGTCTTGGGGTTCTGGAGATTGGGACCCCAGGGACAAGGACCTCTGAGGAAGGACAGTGGTCCCAGATGTAGGTTTGCATGGAAGGCCACCTGTAGAGAGATGCTCCTAGCAGCAACAAGCCAGCTGCCAGGGCCCCTGGAGATCAGCAAACTCCACATTGCAGAGGCAGGTAGCTGAGGCCAGATGGGGAGGGGTCCCCAGAGGAGGCACAGCAAATCCTACTGTGCCAATGCCCAATCCAGCCATCTTCACTTCAGCCCAGCTTCCTGGCTGAGGCTGAGGGTGTGTTGCAGGAGGAAATGGCAGCAGGTAAACACCAGGTGGGCCCACAGCTGAGCCAGGCCCTGCATGCTCTGCTCCTGGAGGTCACGCAGCCTTGCAAAACTCCGATTTGGAGGCTCAGAGACCAGTCTCAGCTTAAACAGTAGAATTGGGATTTGAACCAGGACCATCCGGTGCCAGAGTCCATTATGTTTTTCTTGCTGGGGTGCCAGGCCCTGCCGTTAATGTTGGGGATGACTCAGGCCAGCCCTGCCCACTCAGGAGCCTCCCTGACCGACTTGAGCCAGGCAACCTGGAATTTTCTACATGGGTCTAAACTAACTCTGGAGACACTGGCCATCTACATGCTGCCCAGTGGGGCGGGGGGGACAGAGGTCAGGCTTCTCACCTCCACTCACCTCCCCCACTTTCCTCTAGGTCTCTGCTGTTCCTGGGGGTCCTCTCCATGCTTGGGACCTGCTTTGGGGGCTACAACATGGCCATGGCGGTGATGAGCCCCTGCCCCCTCTTGCAGGGCCACTGGGGTGGGGAAGTCCTCATCGTGAGTATCTGGCCGGTGGGGCTGCTCCCACTCCGTACCCCTCACCCCTAGCCAAGGCCTGGGAGAGCCTGGGCGCAGCCCTTTCCAGGGAGCAGAGTCTGTGGGGCTCTCCCGGGAAGCCCCACGTGGGAGAAGTGCCCCTTCCTCATTTGGGAGTGGAGGCTTAGGGAATCGAGGTGACTAGTAGGACTCTTCCCACCATGTGTACCTCAGCAGTGGCCTTCTCTCAAGGGCCCTTCACTTGATCATGGGTACATTAACCCAGAAAAGCCATTGGGTTCTCCTTTGCCCCTGGGCGGTCAACTCATGGGACCCGTCAGCCCCGCAGGATCACTCCCAGAAGGCTCTCCTTGCACCTAGAGAGTATTCCATGGGTTTCCCTGAGCCCTGTGAGAGTTCTTTGCTCTGGCGCTCGCCCCGCAAGCCCCGTCACTCTGCATCTCTTCCCTCCCGTCCCCGCAGGTGGCCTCGTGGGTGCTTTTCAGCGGCTGCCTCAGTTACGTCAAGGTGATGCTGGGCGTGATCCTGCGCGACCTCAGCCGCAGCGCCCTCTTGTGGTGCGGGGCGGCGGTGCAGCTGGGCTCGCTGCTCGGAGCGCTGCTCATGTTCCCTCTGGTCAACGTGCTGCGGCTCTTCTCGTCAGCTGACTTCTGCAATCTGCACTGTCCCGCCTAGGCAGGCCACCAACCCCGCCCCCATCGCTAACGGACGGAACTGGGGTCCAGAGAGgcaaggtcacagagcaagtggcaggaacagagagacagagcctgagtaattgaatcatgaacgCAAGTGCCCACTAGGGACTGTGGGGAAGATGGGACCTGGAAATGCAAGGTGCAGCTCTATCCCCAACTCTGTGTCACAGTACCTGTGACTACCAGTTCAGATCTCCTTTGCTTTGACTCTCAAGAGAGGACTGATTTGCAGCATCTAGCTGGAGGCAGGCCCAAGggtgttagaaggaaaacagcTGGGAGGGCGAGCTGTCCCttcaggctgtgtgaccttgggaaagtcacttggcttctctgtgcctgtttcttcATGCATGCAATGGGGATTACAGTAAGTGCCAACTACCTCACAGGCATGGCAcggagacaaaaggaaaaagcagCCGGCATCAAGCAAGCCCTCCTGGGCCACCTGCTGATCTGACAGTCCATCGTAGTAACAAGAGTGGCAGTCTGCACAACCTAGAAGTGGCCAGAAGGGCTGAGACAGGCCCCTGCCCTCTCTCCTTTGCCCCTCAGTCTCACAGAGGGGCTTCTACAAGACAAGCAGCTAGCAGTAGAATCTTGGGCTTGGCTTTCGGATTCTCAGTGTGGAGGGACATAGTACCCTACACACCCCTTCCTGTCATCCTTCCTGGCCCATAAAGCCCACTGTTGGAGAGTAAGTACCCTCCTGGAAGCAGGGAGAGATGATTTGCCGGTGGAGCTAGGGAAGGCCCATCCCTGAGCCTCTGAAAGTGAACTCACCGACCAGGTTGGGGAACAGACATGCAGAGCCCCTGGAAGTATTCTCTCAAATGGAGGCGGCAGAGGtgattgttattttgttttagtttttgtttttcatttttttaaataaaggcatTCCCTGCTTTTACACTCAGATCTTCCTTCAAAGGAGAAGTTCAGgcatggcacagtggctcacacctgtaatcccagcactttgggaggccaaggcgggcagatcacttgaggccaggagtttgagatcagcctggccaacgtggcaaaaacccacctctactaaaaaacaaaaaattgcttgtcatggtggcacat
This window of the Pongo abelii isolate AG06213 chromosome 21, NHGRI_mPonAbe1-v2.0_pri, whole genome shotgun sequence genome carries:
- the SLC52A3 gene encoding solute carrier family 52, riboflavin transporter, member 3 → MAFLMHLLVCIFGMGSWVTINGLWVELPLLVMELPEGWYLPSYLTVVIQLANIGPLLVTLLHRFRPSCLSEVPIIFTLLGVGTVTCIIFAFLWNMTSWVLDGHHSIAFLVLTFFLALVDCTSSVTFLPFMSRLPTYYLTTFFVGEGLSGLLPALVALAQGSGLTTCVNVTEISDSLPSPVPTGETDIAQGVPRALVSALPGMEAPLSHLESRYLPAHFSPLVFFLLLSIMMACCLVAFFVLQRQPRCWEASVEDLLNNQVTLHSIRPREENDLGPAGTVDSSQDQGHLEEKAAPCCPAHLAFIYTLVAFVNALTNGVLPSVQTYSCLSYGPVAYHLAATLSIVANPLASLVSMFLPNRSLLFLGVLSMLGTCFGGYNMAMAVMSPCPLLQGHWGGEVLIVASWVLFSGCLSYVKVMLGVILRDLSRSALLWCGAAVQLGSLLGALLMFPLVNVLRLFSSADFCNLHCPA